In Rhizobium sp. ZPR4, a genomic segment contains:
- a CDS encoding HAD family hydrolase, translating to MTGAETGLVIFDCDGVLVDSEPLSVSVLIQAMHDVGVEMSEEDVYSRFLGKSLATLVDTMQTEFDVFIDQAFLDRIRNDLYERFKHELKPIDGIGATLDALSLPRCVASSSQLERIRLSLGVTGLLDRLEPNIFSASMVKRGKPAPDLFLYAAEKMGVPPKDCIVVEDSPAGITAARAAGMTVFAFTGGSHAHSPSYRAELEQLSPEVVFDAMPELIQLVRNMR from the coding sequence ATGACGGGTGCGGAAACAGGGCTCGTAATCTTCGATTGCGATGGTGTGCTTGTCGACAGCGAGCCGCTGTCGGTCAGCGTGCTCATCCAGGCGATGCACGATGTCGGCGTCGAGATGAGCGAAGAGGATGTCTACAGCCGCTTCCTCGGCAAGAGCCTTGCGACGCTTGTCGATACGATGCAGACGGAATTCGATGTCTTCATCGATCAGGCATTTCTCGATCGCATCCGTAACGATCTCTACGAACGCTTCAAGCATGAATTGAAGCCGATCGACGGCATTGGCGCGACGCTGGATGCGCTTTCGCTGCCGCGCTGCGTCGCCTCGTCGAGCCAGCTGGAGCGCATCCGCCTCTCGCTCGGCGTGACCGGACTGCTGGACAGGCTCGAGCCGAATATCTTTAGCGCCAGCATGGTGAAACGCGGCAAGCCGGCGCCGGATCTCTTCCTCTATGCCGCTGAAAAAATGGGTGTGCCGCCGAAGGATTGCATCGTCGTCGAAGACAGTCCGGCGGGCATCACGGCGGCGCGCGCGGCCGGCATGACGGTCTTCGCCTTCACCGGCGGTTCGCATGCGCATTCGCCGAGCTACCGGGCAGAATTGGAGCAGCTTTCTCCGGAAGTCGTGTTTGACGCGATGCCGGAATTGATACAACTTGTCCGCAACATGAGATAA